The region GTGCGATGCAGGCTGGACCTTCGTCGGCCTCTATGTCATCACCGAGTGGCGGGGCGGAATCTTCCGGTGGCTCGCGGGGCACTCCATCAGTGACCTGTGGCGCTCGATCAGCATGGCGGTCGATCCGGTCGGGACGGCTTACGCCGCCATGCCGATCCCGGTCGAGAACACGCCGCCCACGTTACGGGACACGCTGAGCCGGCTGTTTTTTTCCGCTTTGCTGCCCGTCGTCTGGCTGGCGTTTGCCGCCTTGATCTATCGCTATGACGTGCATACGAAAGAGTTCGGCGAATCCGGCGCCTGGTCACGCAGGGCCAATAGCGTGATGGGACGCTGGCAGGCCCTGCCGAAGTGGATGCGCAATTTTGTGGGGCATTTCTGGGCCGGGTCGGTATCGCGGTACCGCGCGGCGGCCAATAGCGTCTATCTGGTGATCGCGACCGGTATCGCGCCGCTGGCCCTGCTGGTTGTCCTGTACCGGGCGGTGGATTGGGTCTCCGCCTGGGCCTGGGTCGGCGTGACCGAACTGATCGGACCGCGCCCGCTCGTGGTGTGGTCGACGTTGGCCGATCAGGTATCCATTCTGCTGGGCTCGCCGAGCTTTCCCGGCGATGGCATCCTGCCCCAGACCTTGAAGATCTGCCTGCTTGCCGCGGCGCTGGAGCGGTCTTTCCGCGCGGGGCGATCCTGGCGCGCGCTGAAATGATCGGCGATTTCCGCATAATCAAATAAGAACTCAATCTGCCCAATCTCTCCATCGGTATCTAGACTCACAGGTTGCCCCGGGCGCCAGCCGTCCCGGGGTCTTCCCTAGCGATGGAGCAATCAGTGACCGTCAAGCAGCAACCCAGCGACGTCGAACTCGACGCGCGCTATGCGGATATCTTCGAACGTATCGCCCAAGGCGCGGCCCAGCGTGAACAGAAGCGCGAGCTTCCCCACGAGGCCGTGCGCTGGCTCAAGGAGTCCGGTTTCACCTCTTTGCGTATCCCGCAGGAATACGGCGGCGGCGGCGCCAGCCTGCCTCAGGTTTTCCGGCAGTTGACCCGGCTGGCGCGTGCCGACTCGAACCTGCCGCAGATCCTGCGTGCGCACTTCAGGTTTGTCGAAACCCGGCTGGAGGGTGATGAAGCCCTGCGTCAGTACTGGCTGCCGCGGCTGGCGGCGGGCGAAACCGTGGGCTCCGCGGTGTCCGAACGCAGGGGGTCCACCGAAAATACCGTGCTGCTGACGCCGGATCCGTCCGGTAGCGGCTATCGGCTGAATGGCGAGAAGTTCTACAGCACCGGCACGCTCTACGCGGAGTGGGTCAACGTGGCGGCCCATGACGATCAGTCTGACGTGTACGTGATGGTGCGCACCGATGCCGCCGGCGTGACGCGGATCGACGACTGGGACGGGTTCGGCCAGCGCATGACCGGCAGCGGCACTACCCGCTTCGACAACGTTCATGTTCCGGAAGAGGGCATCATCTCTCGCTACCATGCCGCGCGCACGCGTAGCGGAACGACGTTGCAGGCCGCCTTCGTGCAGACCGTGCACCTGGCGACACTGGCGGGCATCG is a window of Bordetella sp. N DNA encoding:
- a CDS encoding acyl-CoA dehydrogenase family protein; translation: MEQSVTVKQQPSDVELDARYADIFERIAQGAAQREQKRELPHEAVRWLKESGFTSLRIPQEYGGGGASLPQVFRQLTRLARADSNLPQILRAHFRFVETRLEGDEALRQYWLPRLAAGETVGSAVSERRGSTENTVLLTPDPSGSGYRLNGEKFYSTGTLYAEWVNVAAHDDQSDVYVMVRTDAAGVTRIDDWDGFGQRMTGSGTTRFDNVHVPEEGIISRYHAARTRSGTTLQAAFVQTVHLATLAGIAAAVQEDGIAYVQRKTRTFGVPGHSEPRNNPLVQRVIGRISSLAWSAQTLVQAVATSLDRLQQAKAAAAARPEDYVTTDIQVFQAQQIVLQQVLEACSLVFEVGGATATSEGLRLDRHWRNARVLASHNPAAQREASIGRYLLNGTPPDERSSVAYGTDTAPQGTAPAPAAASNQAA